The Merismopedia glauca CCAP 1448/3 genome segment TTTAAAGTCGTGAATTTGGCGATCGAATACTTGACGCAGCAAAGGCGGCATCGCTACTGTATCTAATTGATAGAGTAACTGAGCGTCTGCGTTAGTAACTGGCAAAAGATTGGGTAAATCTGCTTCGCGAACCGCTAAAGTTTCTAATATTTCGGGAGCGATCGCCCAATAAGTTAATTCTGCTAGGGGTTGAAATCCGGTTTGTCGATACAGTCCTAAAGCTAATTTATCGTTAATATCGACTTCTACCACCCAATTATGAGCCTCTACCACCGATTGGAAGCAGTGGCGCAGTAGTTGATTCCCAACTTCATTGGGAGTTAAAGTTGACTCTGGTAAGTCAAAAGCACTAGATGGGGCAACGACTAACTGTTCCACTCGCCAAGTGCTGCGAGTGCGGTTAAAAGGAGAAACCTGAATTAATCCCCGAACTTGCTGTTGTTCCAGAGCCACATATGCCCGAAACTGATGTTGGTAGGGATTGGGAAACCAACTGAGCAATTTCAACGGGCCATACCAGCGACGTAACTGTTGAAACTGTTCTGGAGTGCTAGTTTCCCCTTCATTTGCCCATAGCTGTTTTATGGCATCGAGATCTCGATACTGAAGGGGACGAATAGTCACTAAGTTGTGGTTTGCACTAGCTTTCATTTGAGGTTCAGCCATGACACAAAGCCGGAAAAAATAAGGGAGTCAGGAGTCAGGAGTCAGGAGTCAGGAGAGACGTGATATATCACGTCTGTACAGCAGTAAAAACTAGTTATCTCAACG includes the following:
- a CDS encoding GNAT family N-acetyltransferase codes for the protein MAEPQMKASANHNLVTIRPLQYRDLDAIKQLWANEGETSTPEQFQQLRRWYGPLKLLSWFPNPYQHQFRAYVALEQQQVRGLIQVSPFNRTRSTWRVEQLVVAPSSAFDLPESTLTPNEVGNQLLRHCFQSVVEAHNWVVEVDINDKLALGLYRQTGFQPLAELTYWAIAPEILETLAVREADLPNLLPVTNADAQLLYQLDTVAMPPLLRQVFDRQIHDFKSTIFQSVLNTVNRWLQPERPFSGYVFELQRQAAIGYFKMWAVRQDNCPHKAELTVHPAYTWLYPELLSQMAKLLENAPSKPLHLASADYQPEREEYLTQLGAERIEHTLLMSRSVWHKVREAKTISLEALHFSEMLKSLQPSRQPIPSPITEKSSPLRSSQISPNLEISGSSAQSSPNLNEDSSGNQLPEAQN